In Oscillatoria sp. FACHB-1406, the DNA window CCTCGACATTACTGTTTCCATTACTAGCTGCTAACTTCAATGACTTCCCCCGCCGCAATAGTATCCAAAACTTTACGAGTATTTGGGAGTAATGGAAGCAAGTCGGAAAGCTTATTGCTCGGTGCGACAAGAACGACGACAGCGACTCCAGCAAGCTGTAGATTTTGTTCGTATCGCAAGTTGCGATCGGTCGTCAGAAGAAGGGTAAAACCCTCTTGAATCATGAGCTTCAACAATTCACCATTCTTCTTTCCCGACCATCCCATCTCCACAACTGTGCGTATTTCACGAGGAACAAATTCGCGCTTTAAAGGTCGCGGAACGCATTCATCAAGCAGGATTCGCATAGGCGCTCAACATTTCCTTCGCTAATTCAAGCGCCGAGATCGTCTGTTCCCGACTCACACTAGGAAAGTGATCGAGAAATACTTCTAATGAATCACCGGCTTCAAGATAATCCAGTAAGGTTCGGATCGGCACGCGAGTTCCCACAAAAACCGGAGTTCCTCCCAGAATATCGGGGTCGCTATGAACAACACGAGATGTTAATGTCATAACTCAATACAGCCAAACGACGACCAGCCTTTACATTCATGATATCCCAATCTGTTTAATCCTCTCGAGCAATTTCTACTTGAGAGAGGGCAGGTGGCATATAAATTGAGAGATTGCGAGCGTTTAAAAGCTCTGGCTGGACTTCACAAGCAACCTGCCAATACTGAATCGCTGGAACTTCGATTGCAGCAATCTGGTTGAGGTTAAGAAACTCAAAATACCCGTCCTCATCCTCTTCAATAATGAATCGTTCCCCTAAATGAG includes these proteins:
- a CDS encoding DUF433 domain-containing protein, which translates into the protein MTLTSRVVHSDPDILGGTPVFVGTRVPIRTLLDYLEAGDSLEVFLDHFPSVSREQTISALELAKEMLSAYANPA